A window from Chrysemys picta bellii isolate R12L10 chromosome 2, ASM1138683v2, whole genome shotgun sequence encodes these proteins:
- the LOC135981594 gene encoding uncharacterized protein LOC135981594: MQSSPAVMAVQSGNRKRAPAWTDREVLDLIAVWGDESVLSELRSKRRNAKIYEKISKDMAERGYSRDATQCRVKIKELRQGYQKTKEANGRSGSHPQTSRFYEALHSILGAAATTTPPVTVDSEDGILSTAGSSDMLGDGEDEEGDEEGEAVGSSHNADFPDSQDLFITLTEIPYEASPAVTPDTESGEGSATPSATVSQPSLESHSQRLARIRRRKKRTREDMFSELMACSQAQAAQQTQWRENLTRMHQANMDREERWRQEDQQATQTLLGLLREQTDTLRRLVVVLQKWRQEDRALLQSISNRPPPPPSPIPTSPKVQRRRGGRVPAKSHSTPAESSSSRRLSFPKI; the protein is encoded by the exons atgcagagctctccagcagtgatggccgtgcagtctgggaatagaaagagagccccagcatggactgatcgtgaagtcttggatctcatcgctgtgtggggcgatgagtccgtgctttccgagctgcgatccaaaagaaggaatgcaaagatctacgagaagatctctaaagacatggcagagagaggatacagccgggatgcaacgcagtgccgcgtgaaaatcaaggagctgagacaaggctaccagaagaccaaagaggcaaacggacgctccggatcccatccccagacatcccgtttctacgaggcactgcattccatcctcggtgctgccgccaccactaccccaccagtgaccgtggactctgaggatgggatactgtccacggccggttcctcggacatgttaggggacggggaagatgaggaaggagatgaggagggcgaggcagtcggcagctctcacaacgctgatttccccgacagccaggatctcttcatcacccttacagagatcccctacgaagcgtccccagccgttaccccggacacagaatctggtgaaggatcagcca ccccgtctgcgactgtctcacaacctagcctggaatcacactcccagaggctagcgcggattaggcgtaggaagaagaggacacgggaggacatgttctctgagcttatggcctgttcccaagcccaggcagcacagcagacccagtggcgggagaacttgacccgaatgcaccaagccaacatggatcgggaggagaggtggcggcaggaagaccagcaggcgactcaaacgctgcttggactactgagggagcaaacggacacgctccggcgccttgtggttGTTCTGCAGaaatggaggcaggaggacagagccctgctgcagtccatctctaaccgccctcccccgccaccaagtcccatacccacctcacccaaagtgcaaagaaggagaggcggcagagtccctgctaagtctcactccacccctgcagagagctctagtagcagaaggctctcatttcccaaaatttga